The following proteins are co-located in the Zonotrichia albicollis isolate bZonAlb1 chromosome 1, bZonAlb1.hap1, whole genome shotgun sequence genome:
- the TSHZ1 gene encoding teashirt homolog 1 isoform X2, with translation MFLSSQHYSYVPEEELKAAEIDEDSVEDDGLSLDIQENEYLCNEEAEIKEAQSYQNSPVSTATNQDAGYGSPFSENSDQLAHFKSTSSKEEKEDPQCTDNVSYPQDSLAQIKAVYANLLSETCWSSLALDLKKSNPTTSNNGISQNESVTSTDTNANSQSTCTTSTNTSTSTTTSSTSNSNSNSGGSGYDWHQAALAKTLQQTSSYGLLPEPSLFSTVQLYRQNNKLYGSVFTGASKFRCKDCSAAYDTLVELTVHMNETGHYRDDNRDKEADKTKRWSKPRKRSLMEMEGKEDAQKVLKCMYCGHSFESLQDLSVHMIKTKHYQKVPLKEPVPAITKLVPSTKKRALQDLASPCSPEPTGITAEASLGESAKDQKTANPYVTPNNRYGYQNGASYTWQFEARKAQILKCMECGSSHDTLQQLTAHMMVTGHFLKVTNSASKKGKQLVLDPVVEEKIQSIPLPPTTHTRLPASNIKKQPDSPAGSTNSEEKKDLEKEKLVVTETEKKIKEESEDSTEKFEPTTLYQYLREEDLDDSPKGGIDILKSLENTVTTAISKAQNGAPSWGGYPSIHAAYQLPGTVKPLQPAVQSVQMQPSYASSVKSLSSEHNALIHSPGNLTPPPHKSNVSAMEELVEKVTGKINVKKEEKPLEKEKSSPAKPMSPAAKENKDFPKAEEINNKQQPKKSSESEVQKVKKDSPAEAHTPNGTEPLKTKVANGCNNLGIITDHSPEPSFINPLSALQSIMNTHLGKISKPVSPSLDPLAMLYKISNSMLDKPIYPTTPVKQADAIDRYYYENSDQPIDLTKSKNKPLVSSVADSASSPLRESALLDISDMVKNLTGRLTPKSSTPSTVSEKSDADGSSFEEALDELSPVHKRKGRQSNWNPQHLLILQAQFASSLRETPEGKYIMSDLGPQERVHISKFTGLSMTTISHWLANVKYQLRRTGGTKFLKNLDTGHPVFFCNDCASQFRTASTYISHLETHLGFSLKDLSKLPLNQIQEQQNVSKVLTNKTLGSLGIAEEDLGSTFQCKLCNRTFASKHAVKLHLSKTHGKSPEDHLIYVTELEKQ, from the coding sequence CATATGTTCCTGAGGAAGAAttgaaagcagcagaaatagATGAAGACAGCGTGGAAGATGATGGGCTGTCTCTGGACATCCAGGAGAATGAGTATTTGTGCAATGAAGAAGCGGAGATCAAAGAGGCTCAAAGCTACCAGAACTCCCCAGTCAGCACTGCAACTAATCAGGATGCAGGCTATGGTTCGCCGTTTAGTGAAAACAGCGATCAGCTGGCCCATTTCAAAAGCACTTCCTCtaaagaagagaaagaggatCCTCAGTGCACAGACAATGTTTCCTATCCACAGGACAGCTTGGCACAAATAAAAGCTGTGTATGCAAATTTGCTTTCAGAGACTTGCTGGTCCAGTTTAGCTTTGGACTTAAAGAAATCCAATCCAACCACCAGCAACAATGGAATCAGCCAGAATGAAAGTGTGACCAGTACTGACACCAATGCCAATTCCCAGAGTACTTGTACTACCAGTACCAACACAAGTACCAGTACAACCACCAGTAGTACTAGTAACAGCAATAGTAACAGTGGTGGCTCGGGTTATGACTGGCACCAAGCTGCGTTGGCTAAAACTCTGCAACAGACGTCATCGTATGGACTTCTGCCGGAGCCGAGTCTCTTCAGCACAGTGCAGCTTTACCGGCAAAACAATAAACTCTATGGGTCTGTGTTCACCGGTGCCAGCAAGTTCCGATGCAAAGACTGCAGCGCAGCCTACGACACGCTGGTGGAGCTAACTGTGCACATGAATGAAACTGGACATTACCGTGATGACAACAGAGACAAAGAAGCTGATAAGACCAAGCGGTGGTCAAAGCCTAGGAAACGATCACTTATGGAAATGGAAGGCAAAGAGGATGCCCAGAAAGTGCTGAAGTGCATGTACTGCGGGCATTCGTTTGAGTCTTTGCAAGACCTCAGTGTCCACATGATAAAAACAAAGCATTACCAGAAAGTGCCTCTGAAGGAGCCAGTACCCGCCATCACCAAATTGGTCCCTTCTACCAAAAAGCGAGCACTTCAGGACTTGGCTTCGCCTTGTTCACCTGAGCCAACAGGGATCACGGCAGAAGCTTCACTGGGTGAGTCTGCAAAGGATCAGAAAACTGCCAACCCCTACGTGACTCCAAACAACCGCTATGGCTATCAAAATGGTGCTAGCTACACTTGGCAGTTTGAGGCACGCAAAGCCCAAATACTGAAATGCATGGAATGTGGCAGTTCCCATGATACTTTGCAGCAGCTCACTGCTCACATGATGGTCACCGGTCATTTCTTGAAGGTGACCAATTCTGCTTCCAAAAAAGGCAAACAGCTTGTGTTGGACCCAGTGGTGGAGGAGAAAATACAGTCTATACCTCTTCCACCCACCACCCATACAAGGCTACCAGCCTCCAACATTAAAAAGCAGCCCGATTCCCCAGCGGGCTCCACaaactcagaggaaaagaaagaccTAGAGAAGGAAAAGTTGGTGGTCactgaaacagagaaaaagattAAAGAAGAGAGTGAGGACTCTACAGAGAAATTCGAGCCAACAACTTTGTATCAATACCTCAGAGAGGAAGACCTAGATGATAGTCCTAAAGGCGGAATAGACATATTGAAATCCCTGGAGAACACAGTGACAACAGCCATCAGCAAAGCCCAGAATGGAGCCCCTTCCTGGGGAGGATATCCCAGTATCCATGCAGCTTACCAGCTCCCGGGGACAGTGAAACCCCTTCAGCCCGCGGTGCAGAGTGTTCAAATGCAGCCGTCCTACGCGAGCAGTGTGAAATCGCTGTCGTCAGAACACAACGCACTCATCCATTCCCCAGGCAATCTCACACCCCCACCTCACAAGAGCAATGTATCTGCTATGGAGGAGCTAGTGGAGAAAGTTACTGGTAAAATCAACGTGAAGAAGGAAGAGAAGCCTTtggagaaggagaagagttCTCCAGCTAAACCCATGTCACCTGCTGCTAAAGAAAACAAGGACTTCCcaaaagcagaagaaattaaTAACAAACAGCAGCCAAAGAAGAGCTCTGAGTCTGAAGTTCAGAAGGTCAAAAAGGATAGTCCAGCAGAAGCACATACGCCAAATGGTACAGAGCCACTTAAAACAAAGGTTGCAAATGGCTGTAACAATTTAGGAATTATCACAGATCATTCACCTGAGCCATCCTTCATTAATCCATTGAGCGCTTTACAGTCCATTATGAATACCCACTTAGGCAAAATTTCTAAGCCGGTAAGCCCCTCTCTGGACCCTTTGGCCATGCTGTACAAAATTAGTAACAGCATGTTGGACAAACCCATTTACCCAACCACTCCAGTCAAGCAGGCTGACGCTATTGATCGGTATTACTATGAGAACAGCGATCAACCTATTGATTTAACTAAGTCCAAAAACAAGCCTCTTGTTTCCAGTGTGGCTGACTCTGCCTCATCCCCGCTGAGGGAGAGTGCCCTGCTGGATATTTCCGATATGGTGAAGAACCTCACGGGGCGTTTGACACCCAAGTCTTCAACTCCCTCTACCGTGTCAGAAAAGTCTGATGCTGATGGGAGCAGCTTTGAGGAAGCTCTGGATGAACTGTCACCAGTACACAAGAGGAAGGGCAGGCAGTCCAACTGGAACCCTCAGCATCTTCTGATCCTTCAAGCCCAGTTTGCTTCCAGCTTGAGGGAGACCCCAGAAGGCAAATACATTATGTCGGACCTAGGTCCACAAGAGCGGGTACACATCTCTAAGTTTACTGGTCTTTCCATGACCACAATTAGCCACTGGCTGGCCAATGTGAAGTATCAGTTAAGGAGGACAGGTGGAACTAAATTTTTAAAGAACTTGGACACAGGACATCCTGTTTTCTTTTGCAATGATTGTGCCTCTCAGTTCAGGACTGCTTCTACATACATAAGTCACTTAGAGACACACCTAGGGTTTAGTTTGAAGGATCTGTCAAAGTTGCCACTTAATCAGATTCAAGAACAGCAGAATGTTTCAAAAGTCCTCACAAACAAGACTTTGGGCTCACTTGGAATTGCCGAGGAGGACTTAGGCTCCACATTCCAATGTAAGCTCTGTAACCGAACTTTTGCAAGCAAGCATGCAGTCAAACTGCACCTTAGTAAAACACATGGCAAGTCCCCAGAGGACCATCTGATCTATGTAACTGAGTTAGAAAAACAATAG
- the TSHZ1 gene encoding teashirt homolog 1 isoform X1: MPRRKQQAPRRSAAYVPEEELKAAEIDEDSVEDDGLSLDIQENEYLCNEEAEIKEAQSYQNSPVSTATNQDAGYGSPFSENSDQLAHFKSTSSKEEKEDPQCTDNVSYPQDSLAQIKAVYANLLSETCWSSLALDLKKSNPTTSNNGISQNESVTSTDTNANSQSTCTTSTNTSTSTTTSSTSNSNSNSGGSGYDWHQAALAKTLQQTSSYGLLPEPSLFSTVQLYRQNNKLYGSVFTGASKFRCKDCSAAYDTLVELTVHMNETGHYRDDNRDKEADKTKRWSKPRKRSLMEMEGKEDAQKVLKCMYCGHSFESLQDLSVHMIKTKHYQKVPLKEPVPAITKLVPSTKKRALQDLASPCSPEPTGITAEASLGESAKDQKTANPYVTPNNRYGYQNGASYTWQFEARKAQILKCMECGSSHDTLQQLTAHMMVTGHFLKVTNSASKKGKQLVLDPVVEEKIQSIPLPPTTHTRLPASNIKKQPDSPAGSTNSEEKKDLEKEKLVVTETEKKIKEESEDSTEKFEPTTLYQYLREEDLDDSPKGGIDILKSLENTVTTAISKAQNGAPSWGGYPSIHAAYQLPGTVKPLQPAVQSVQMQPSYASSVKSLSSEHNALIHSPGNLTPPPHKSNVSAMEELVEKVTGKINVKKEEKPLEKEKSSPAKPMSPAAKENKDFPKAEEINNKQQPKKSSESEVQKVKKDSPAEAHTPNGTEPLKTKVANGCNNLGIITDHSPEPSFINPLSALQSIMNTHLGKISKPVSPSLDPLAMLYKISNSMLDKPIYPTTPVKQADAIDRYYYENSDQPIDLTKSKNKPLVSSVADSASSPLRESALLDISDMVKNLTGRLTPKSSTPSTVSEKSDADGSSFEEALDELSPVHKRKGRQSNWNPQHLLILQAQFASSLRETPEGKYIMSDLGPQERVHISKFTGLSMTTISHWLANVKYQLRRTGGTKFLKNLDTGHPVFFCNDCASQFRTASTYISHLETHLGFSLKDLSKLPLNQIQEQQNVSKVLTNKTLGSLGIAEEDLGSTFQCKLCNRTFASKHAVKLHLSKTHGKSPEDHLIYVTELEKQ; this comes from the coding sequence CATATGTTCCTGAGGAAGAAttgaaagcagcagaaatagATGAAGACAGCGTGGAAGATGATGGGCTGTCTCTGGACATCCAGGAGAATGAGTATTTGTGCAATGAAGAAGCGGAGATCAAAGAGGCTCAAAGCTACCAGAACTCCCCAGTCAGCACTGCAACTAATCAGGATGCAGGCTATGGTTCGCCGTTTAGTGAAAACAGCGATCAGCTGGCCCATTTCAAAAGCACTTCCTCtaaagaagagaaagaggatCCTCAGTGCACAGACAATGTTTCCTATCCACAGGACAGCTTGGCACAAATAAAAGCTGTGTATGCAAATTTGCTTTCAGAGACTTGCTGGTCCAGTTTAGCTTTGGACTTAAAGAAATCCAATCCAACCACCAGCAACAATGGAATCAGCCAGAATGAAAGTGTGACCAGTACTGACACCAATGCCAATTCCCAGAGTACTTGTACTACCAGTACCAACACAAGTACCAGTACAACCACCAGTAGTACTAGTAACAGCAATAGTAACAGTGGTGGCTCGGGTTATGACTGGCACCAAGCTGCGTTGGCTAAAACTCTGCAACAGACGTCATCGTATGGACTTCTGCCGGAGCCGAGTCTCTTCAGCACAGTGCAGCTTTACCGGCAAAACAATAAACTCTATGGGTCTGTGTTCACCGGTGCCAGCAAGTTCCGATGCAAAGACTGCAGCGCAGCCTACGACACGCTGGTGGAGCTAACTGTGCACATGAATGAAACTGGACATTACCGTGATGACAACAGAGACAAAGAAGCTGATAAGACCAAGCGGTGGTCAAAGCCTAGGAAACGATCACTTATGGAAATGGAAGGCAAAGAGGATGCCCAGAAAGTGCTGAAGTGCATGTACTGCGGGCATTCGTTTGAGTCTTTGCAAGACCTCAGTGTCCACATGATAAAAACAAAGCATTACCAGAAAGTGCCTCTGAAGGAGCCAGTACCCGCCATCACCAAATTGGTCCCTTCTACCAAAAAGCGAGCACTTCAGGACTTGGCTTCGCCTTGTTCACCTGAGCCAACAGGGATCACGGCAGAAGCTTCACTGGGTGAGTCTGCAAAGGATCAGAAAACTGCCAACCCCTACGTGACTCCAAACAACCGCTATGGCTATCAAAATGGTGCTAGCTACACTTGGCAGTTTGAGGCACGCAAAGCCCAAATACTGAAATGCATGGAATGTGGCAGTTCCCATGATACTTTGCAGCAGCTCACTGCTCACATGATGGTCACCGGTCATTTCTTGAAGGTGACCAATTCTGCTTCCAAAAAAGGCAAACAGCTTGTGTTGGACCCAGTGGTGGAGGAGAAAATACAGTCTATACCTCTTCCACCCACCACCCATACAAGGCTACCAGCCTCCAACATTAAAAAGCAGCCCGATTCCCCAGCGGGCTCCACaaactcagaggaaaagaaagaccTAGAGAAGGAAAAGTTGGTGGTCactgaaacagagaaaaagattAAAGAAGAGAGTGAGGACTCTACAGAGAAATTCGAGCCAACAACTTTGTATCAATACCTCAGAGAGGAAGACCTAGATGATAGTCCTAAAGGCGGAATAGACATATTGAAATCCCTGGAGAACACAGTGACAACAGCCATCAGCAAAGCCCAGAATGGAGCCCCTTCCTGGGGAGGATATCCCAGTATCCATGCAGCTTACCAGCTCCCGGGGACAGTGAAACCCCTTCAGCCCGCGGTGCAGAGTGTTCAAATGCAGCCGTCCTACGCGAGCAGTGTGAAATCGCTGTCGTCAGAACACAACGCACTCATCCATTCCCCAGGCAATCTCACACCCCCACCTCACAAGAGCAATGTATCTGCTATGGAGGAGCTAGTGGAGAAAGTTACTGGTAAAATCAACGTGAAGAAGGAAGAGAAGCCTTtggagaaggagaagagttCTCCAGCTAAACCCATGTCACCTGCTGCTAAAGAAAACAAGGACTTCCcaaaagcagaagaaattaaTAACAAACAGCAGCCAAAGAAGAGCTCTGAGTCTGAAGTTCAGAAGGTCAAAAAGGATAGTCCAGCAGAAGCACATACGCCAAATGGTACAGAGCCACTTAAAACAAAGGTTGCAAATGGCTGTAACAATTTAGGAATTATCACAGATCATTCACCTGAGCCATCCTTCATTAATCCATTGAGCGCTTTACAGTCCATTATGAATACCCACTTAGGCAAAATTTCTAAGCCGGTAAGCCCCTCTCTGGACCCTTTGGCCATGCTGTACAAAATTAGTAACAGCATGTTGGACAAACCCATTTACCCAACCACTCCAGTCAAGCAGGCTGACGCTATTGATCGGTATTACTATGAGAACAGCGATCAACCTATTGATTTAACTAAGTCCAAAAACAAGCCTCTTGTTTCCAGTGTGGCTGACTCTGCCTCATCCCCGCTGAGGGAGAGTGCCCTGCTGGATATTTCCGATATGGTGAAGAACCTCACGGGGCGTTTGACACCCAAGTCTTCAACTCCCTCTACCGTGTCAGAAAAGTCTGATGCTGATGGGAGCAGCTTTGAGGAAGCTCTGGATGAACTGTCACCAGTACACAAGAGGAAGGGCAGGCAGTCCAACTGGAACCCTCAGCATCTTCTGATCCTTCAAGCCCAGTTTGCTTCCAGCTTGAGGGAGACCCCAGAAGGCAAATACATTATGTCGGACCTAGGTCCACAAGAGCGGGTACACATCTCTAAGTTTACTGGTCTTTCCATGACCACAATTAGCCACTGGCTGGCCAATGTGAAGTATCAGTTAAGGAGGACAGGTGGAACTAAATTTTTAAAGAACTTGGACACAGGACATCCTGTTTTCTTTTGCAATGATTGTGCCTCTCAGTTCAGGACTGCTTCTACATACATAAGTCACTTAGAGACACACCTAGGGTTTAGTTTGAAGGATCTGTCAAAGTTGCCACTTAATCAGATTCAAGAACAGCAGAATGTTTCAAAAGTCCTCACAAACAAGACTTTGGGCTCACTTGGAATTGCCGAGGAGGACTTAGGCTCCACATTCCAATGTAAGCTCTGTAACCGAACTTTTGCAAGCAAGCATGCAGTCAAACTGCACCTTAGTAAAACACATGGCAAGTCCCCAGAGGACCATCTGATCTATGTAACTGAGTTAGAAAAACAATAG